A single window of Ignavibacteriota bacterium DNA harbors:
- the ccoG gene encoding cytochrome c oxidase accessory protein CcoG, which yields MDNEGSYKELKIKGSNEEVFSDTDKLITETGVSFRDRVSNIDKKGNRIWIHPKKPKGKFHKWRAVVAVVLLALMVVTPFIKINGNPFILLDVLQRKFILFGVVFWPQDFHIFAISFLAIVIFVVLFTAVFGRIWCGWACPQTIFMEMVFRKVEYWIEGDYKQQMKLANSDWTSEKIFKRGLKHSIFIALSFIISNIFLAYVVGVDKLGMLITDGPFQHGSTFVALLIFSGLFYFVFSWFREQACTFVCPYGRLQSVLLDKNSIVVAYDFKRGEPRGKFKKGASDQGDCVDCGACVRVCPTGIDIRNGTQLECVNCTACIDACDEVMDKVNKPKSLIKYASQNLLDEGKKFKITPRIILYTLALSLLIGISATLIANRTDVEATILRAKGSLYQVTENDMIANVYTATIINKTFNPMPIELRVLEIPDGSIKLIGKDSIYVGSETYTDATFILEIPRSFVKGSRNDVKIGVYSNGELIQNVKTGFTGPAPGMK from the coding sequence ATGGATAATGAAGGTTCTTATAAGGAGCTAAAAATAAAAGGCAGTAACGAAGAAGTTTTTTCGGATACTGATAAACTCATAACCGAAACCGGTGTTTCTTTCAGGGACAGAGTTTCGAATATTGATAAGAAAGGTAACAGGATTTGGATTCATCCGAAAAAACCTAAGGGCAAGTTTCATAAATGGAGGGCTGTAGTTGCTGTTGTTCTTTTGGCTCTTATGGTTGTAACACCATTTATCAAAATAAATGGAAACCCATTCATCTTACTTGATGTTTTGCAAAGGAAGTTTATTCTTTTTGGTGTAGTTTTCTGGCCCCAGGATTTTCATATTTTTGCAATATCATTTCTTGCAATAGTAATTTTTGTAGTATTGTTTACTGCGGTTTTTGGCAGGATATGGTGCGGATGGGCGTGCCCGCAGACCATATTTATGGAGATGGTTTTCAGAAAAGTTGAGTATTGGATTGAAGGCGACTATAAGCAACAAATGAAACTTGCCAATAGCGATTGGACAAGTGAAAAAATTTTCAAACGCGGGCTTAAGCATTCAATTTTTATTGCCCTGTCATTTATAATTAGTAATATATTTTTAGCCTATGTTGTTGGTGTTGACAAATTGGGTATGCTGATAACTGACGGACCTTTTCAGCATGGCTCGACATTTGTGGCACTTCTGATATTCTCGGGACTATTTTATTTTGTATTTTCCTGGTTTAGAGAGCAGGCATGTACATTTGTTTGCCCTTATGGAAGATTACAATCTGTTCTTTTGGACAAAAACTCTATTGTCGTAGCCTATGACTTTAAGAGGGGAGAACCGCGTGGAAAATTCAAAAAGGGAGCATCTGACCAAGGGGATTGTGTTGATTGTGGTGCGTGCGTAAGAGTTTGTCCGACGGGTATTGATATCCGTAATGGCACTCAGCTTGAATGTGTGAATTGCACTGCTTGTATAGATGCTTGTGATGAAGTAATGGATAAAGTCAATAAGCCAAAGAGCTTAATCAAATATGCTTCACAGAATTTACTTGATGAAGGCAAAAAATTTAAAATTACACCAAGAATAATTTTATATACATTAGCTTTATCATTGCTTATTGGTATATCTGCTACCTTAATTGCTAACCGAACCGATGTGGAAGCGACTATTTTAAGAGCTAAGGGTTCACTTTATCAGGTAACTGAAAATGACATGATTGCCAATGTATATACTGCTACGATAATAAATAAAACATTTAATCCTATGCCTATTGAGCTTAGGGTTTTGGAAATTCCTGATGGAAGTATCAAACTAATAGGAAAAGATAGTATTTATGTAGGCTCAGAGACATATACAGATGCAACATTTATACTTGAAATACCAAGGAGCTTTGTAAAAGGCTCGAGAAATGATGTTAAAATCGGCGTTTATTCAAATGGCGAACTGATTCAAAATGTTAAAACGGGCTTTACCGGACCTGCCCCCGGAATGAAATAA